The following nucleotide sequence is from Alteromonas sp. V450.
ACAGGTCGTTGACGTCCAAGTGGGCCAGCGTCGAATTCAAGGCACAGTCACGCAAAGGTTGCCAATCAGGAATGTCCAGACACGTACCATAGACATACTTGTTACGTTAAAAAATAACGAAGGCGTTAGACCCGGCGATATGGGTTTACTTACAGGCGAACGCGTTCACAATGAAGCTGGAGCCTGGCTGCCAGTAAATGCGCTGAGTAATGGTCTGCGTGGGCTGTGGCGCGTTTTTGTCATTGCAAATAATCAGCAGCCGAAGCTCGAGGCACGCGTTGTCGAAGTGATTTACACAGATGGTAAAGATGCGTTTGTTCGCGGCGCAATAAAAAATGGAGAAACCTTTGTTAACGAAGGGACGCACAAGCTAGCGCCAGGGCAAGTGGTTTCGCTTTCCTCTCAAAGAGAAAGCGGAGCAATGTAATGAAGCCTTTTAACGTTAATACTGATAAATCATACCCCTGGTACACGTTGTTTTACCGACGAGGTCATTTACTGATATTAAGTATTTTAATTTTAATAACAGCTGGCTTGTCGGCGCTAGGCGCTTTACCACGTATAGAAGATCCCCGAATTGATACCCGCAACGCAATGATTATCACGCCTTATCCCGGTGCTTCAGCAGAGCGAGTTGAGGCGTTGGTGAGCGACGTAATAGAAGATAGACTGCGGGAGATTTTTGAAATAAAAGAGGTGAAATCTACTTCGCGAGCAGGCATTTCTGTCATTCTTATCGAAACACAAGATTGGGTTGATAATACCAGCAACGAAGAGTTGTTCAGTGAAATCCGCGATGCAATAGGCGCTGCCTCTGCGTCATTCCCTCCGGGGGCAATGGCGCCTATTTTTGACGAAAAGCGTGGCGCAACAGCATTTACTTTACTTCTGTCACTTAGCGCTAATCACCCAGACACAACGCCCATAACGCTGACAGGTCGCTTAGCACAAGAGCTTACCGATAGACTGCGCAATGTAAGTGGAACGGAATTAGTAAGGAATTATGGTGCGCCAAAAGAAGAAATAAGCGTCAATATAGACCCCACTAAACTTGCATCCACGGGGCTTACTCTTCAACAAGTAAGCGCTTTGATAAGAGAAGCCGATCCTAAATTGCCTGCAGGAACGCTTAATACACAACAAAGCAACCTACGCTTTACCGTAGGCGAGGGACTTGATGGCGTTAATATGATTGCCTCAATTCCTTTGGTGAACTCGCAAGGACGTTATTTGCGAGTAGAAGATATTGCAAGTGTGAAACGGAGCTACACAACGCCAAGAAGTGAAATTGGCTATGTAAATGGAGAAGAATCTATTTTTATCGCAGCGCGTATGCAACCCTCATTGCGGTCAGATGTCTGGACGAAGAACGCGCTCGATGTTGTAGCACAATTTAATCAGGATTTTAGTGGTTCTATCACAGCAACGGTGGTGTTTGAGCAAAACGAATATACGGCTTCGAGACTCTCTGATCTCTCCATTAACTTATTAATGGGGTGTGCGGTGGTCATGTTTGTCATATTGCTTTTCATGGGGTTCAGGGCAGCATGGATAGTGGGAATAGCCCTGCCTTTGTGTGCTGCGTTTGCATTGTTTTCGCTAAGTTTTTACAACGAGCAAATTCATCAGATGTCTATTTTTGGAATGATCATCGGGATAGGGTTGCTCATAGACAACGCAATTGTGATAACCGATGAAATACGAATTAATTTACAAGACCCAGACTTAACCCGCGTCGGTGCAATGGCAAAAAGCGTATCCCATTTATTTGCGCCTTTGCTGGCGTCTACGTTAACAACGATTCTGGGGTTTATGCCTATTTTTCTGCTTGATGGAAATATCGGAGATTTTGTTGGGCCTATCGCAATTAGTGTTGTAATGGCGCTTATCGGCTCATTGTTCATATCGTTAACTATTATTGCTGCATTAGCAGCCCGATTTTTACCTAAAAACGTAGGCGAAAAAGGCCAAGAAACGCCTAAATCTTGGTTTTTGGTAGGGCTTCAAGCCCCTCAGCTCACAGAGGTCTTTAAACGTCAATTAGGACGATGGATTAAACAACCTCTATTGGTCTTACCCGCTGTGACCATTTTATGTTTGTCCGGGTTCGCATTGTCGCAAACACTGGCTAATGTGTTCTTTCCAAGCGCCGACCGCGACCAGTTTGAAGTTTATTTGTGGGCCAAAGAGGGCAGTAGTATTGAAAATACTGCTGCTTACGTAAAGCGCGTTGACCAACATATTCGAGATGAGGAAGGCGTGAAACAGGTCACATGGCTCGTGGGTGGGTCAGCACCTTCTGTGTATTACAATCAAATAATGACGCGTGATAATACGCCCTACTTTGCTAACGCCGTTGTGACGACAACATCGGTCGACGATGCAGCGAAACTAGTTGGAGAATTGCAGCGTAGTTTGGATGAATTGTACCCGCAAATTCAGATAGTTGTGCGAGCTTTTGGGCAAGGTCCTCCGATAGCTGCGCCTATTGAAGTAGAAGTTTTTGGTCCCGACCTAAATGTACTGAATGACTTAGGTGATCAGGTGCGTATGCTGATGTCTGAGGTAAATGGCATTTCACAGGCCACTGCCAGTATTTCTATGGGGGAGCCTGAGCTAAAGATTAATGCCGATAGCGATAATTTATCGTATTTAGGGCTGACGCTGTCAGAACTAGCAAATCAGATGCAGAGCAATTTTTCAGGCGTTACAGGTGGCTCGGTTTTAGAAAGCACAGAAGAGATCCCTGTAAGAGTAAGACTTGACAGTCAGTATAGACAAAACACCTATGGGGTAGACGCAATGCCGATACCCGTAGCAGGAGACAACGCAATTTCATGGTCGTCATTAGCCGCAGTGGCGACGTTAAAATTGCAGCCTGCAATTAGCAGCATTACGCGGGTAAATGGTGAAAGACTTAATCGAATTCAGGCTTTCCTTTTGCCAGGAGTGCCGGCGATAGACGCGAATATAGCCTTACGAGAGTTATTAGAAAGTAGACTTTTATTGCCTCAAGGGTACCGCATTCATTTGGCAGGTGATGCAGATGAGCAACAGCAAGCGCTAGGAAAGTTAGGTACCTATGCTCCCGTGTTATTAGTATTGATGCTAACGACGCTTATTTTAACTTTTACTAGTTTGCGTATGGCCGGTGTTATCGCAATGGTAGCGGTCTTATCAGTTGGTTTGGGAATGCTCAGTTTGTGGATCTCTGGTTTACCAGTAGGCTTTAACCCACTACTAGGCTGTGCAGGTCTTATTGGTGTGGCTATTAATGGGTCAATTGTTGTAATAGCTGCCATTAACGCAAACCCTGAGGCTAAACAAGGTAATACAAAAGCCATTGTTGATGAAACGATGAGCTGTAGCCGCCATATATTATCCACCACGTTCACAACGGTCGGTGGGTTAATACCTTTGTTACTCTTCAGTGAAGGAAGCTTCTGGCCACCACTTGCCGTTGTTCTTGCCGGTGGCGTGGGCTTCTCTGTTATATTATCTTTAGTTTTTACACCGACAATAGTGGCGGCGTTTCAGCGCTATCGATATAAAACTGCATCGTAGTTTCAAGCAGCGCAAATTCGCATTACACCAATAGAGTCAGGTGTTTTAAAAGGAAGGTATTGCGCTGTAAACTATCTTATATAATAAACCGTATAAAAGAGTAGCAAATATGCGAAGTAAACATCCGTTACTGCGATGGTGGAATACGGAGTGCGAGAGGTGTAGGCGTATACGACTTTACATCGTGTGGGCAATTATCATGGTACTGGTTTATTTTTATGTCTGGTTCTGAAGTAGAGCAAATTTTTATTCGAGCCTCCTCGAAAAGCAACGGTATAACGAGTGTTGTATTTGGCGTTATCGGTCTTTGTATTTCTGTGCTTTGGTTGGCGTTTCTTCCCGATTGGTTGTTCTTAGCAGGAATTTTCCTTACCAGCGCCGCATTGGTTTGCTTGCTTATCGGTTATTTTAAAATTCGAGAGCCGGAATATAGCTTAGAGATAGCAAAAGACTTCATCACCTATCGCCATAGGCTGGGAAGTTGGCGCATTCATTGGGATAATTTGCAGCGAGCAGATTGTCCGCGTGTACGTCATGGTATGGAGCATATTCCCCTGGAAACAATAGGCTTTAAAATTAAAAGTTATACCGACTTTTTAAATACCATATCGCCCCGTTTGGCCACGCATCTTCTCATGGAGCAGCGTCCACTTTTAATGCAAAATATCGGCGAAAATTGTGCTTCAGGAAGTTGTTACGAGCAGTCTATGTTCGACGACAAACCGTTTGTTATGGATGATGGAACTGTCATAAAAGGCGTGAAAGCGATGCTTGCACACAGAATGGTAGAGTTGCGTAATCGTCTAGGCTTAGACATTTTTATATCAAGTTCTGAGCTAGACCGAGACGCAACCGAATTTGCTGCACTTATTTCTCAATGCCAACAGGCAAGGCAACGTACCATCTAAACAGCGCCATAGCTGAAGTTAACGATGCTAAAAAGAGGGCGTGTTCTCATCGAGCACACGGTTAGCCTCGCACAGCAGTGCAGGTAAATGTTCAGCCACCAGATTGTGTTGCCCCAGTTTGAGCGCACTTTCTGTTTCATTGGCCAAGTGTTGCAAGCATGGCAGGCCAGTATAACAACACGCGCCATGTAGTTTATGCACTTCACTTTTTAAGCGAACAAAGTCTTTCTTCTCCCAGAGCTCTGCTAACGTATTTATAACCTCAGGCAGCAAGGCTAAAAAACTGTCGAACAGTTCTTGCGCGGTTTCTTCGTTCTGGTTAGCCCTTTTTAGTGCAAGTTGCCAATCGACAGAGGGAAATTCTATTTCGCTTGGTTCAATGTCGTGACACCAAGATTTAATGAGATCGATAAGAAGCTCTATTTCAATAGGCTTAGGCAAGTAATCGTCCATGCCTGAAGCGAGCAGTCGCTCTTGTTCCTCTTTAAATGCGTGTGCCGTTACTGCAACAATAGGCGTTCCCATATTCAGTGCCGATTTTCTTATTTCGCGTGTCGCCTGTAATCCGTCCATTCCTGGCATTTGAACATCCATTAGGATCAGGTCGAATTCTTCGGTTTGGCACTGGTTAACCGCGTCTTGCCCACTGAGCGTCGTTATTAGCTCGATAGGCGAATGGTCAAGCCAAGTGTGTAAAAGCTTGAGGTTCATCTCCATATCATCTACTGCAAGAACTTTGGCCCTTGGAAGGTTATCAATCTTCTCGTGCATGGGGTTTCGCACAGGAGCGCTTTGATGATGGACCAAACTATCGAGTTTTGTCAGTGTCATGGGCATTCGTACTTGCGCATCAAAATGCTGGGTAAGACGCGGGTACTGTGTAAATGGCTCAGGGCCCGAATACCAAAGGATCCTCTTATCTGCTGAGAAGTGCACAAAACGGCGTAAGAATGCGTCTCTAAACGATATTTTTGTAACTGGTACGGTGGCCATAAAGAAATCGTATTGGCCCTGTAATGTGGAGAGGTAATCGATTGATTCAACAGAGGTTACGTTTGCACCTAGTGCTACAAGGATACCGGCACTAGCTCTTCGGGTAACGGGAACAGGATCAAATAGAACGACAGATTTGTTTTGCCATTTCTCATCCGTACTCAGTGAGTATTTCTGGCTTAGCTGGTTCATGCGTAATGTAACAGTAAACGTGGAGCCTTGTCCCAGAGTACTTTTTAAGTGAAGGTCGCCGTTCATGAGTCTTACCAATTCTCGGCTGATAACCAGTCCTAGCCCTGTTCCTTGGTAGCTTCTATTAAGCGCATCTTCTACTTGCGAGAAAGCATTAAAAAGCTTTTTACGGTCTTGTCGACTGATACCTATACCCGTGTCTTCAACGGTAATCATCAGCTCATAAATCCCGTGCTGCAAAGCACGCCCTTCCACTGCGAACGTGATAGTGCCACTTGATGTGAACTTAAGTGCATTACTTAACAGGTTATTGAGCACCTGCTTGATGCGAAATACGTCACCAATAAGTTTCTCGGGAAGCGGTTTCAAATCAAAGACAAACTCGATGCGCTTACTATGGGATGATTTTGCCATTAGGGTGACCATTTCTTCCAAGAGCTTATTTGGAGAGAAAGGCTGGTTATTAATACGTAACTTACCCGCTTCAATTTTTGAAAAATCTAATACGTCATTTACGATGGTAAGCAGGTTGTCGGCTGCTGTATTTACTATCCGAACCTGCTCTAGCTGATCGGTGGGTAAAGGTGCGTTGTTTAACTCTTTGCTGAATCCTAAGATCGCATTTAATGGCGTTCGAATTTCGTGGCTCATGTTTGCTAAAAATTGAGACTTAACTGCACTCGCTTTTAGTGCGTCTTTTCTAGCAATATCAAGACGAGCATTTTGTTCTTCGATTAGCTCCATATTATTGCGTAGGTCGTCCGTTGCTTGTTCAACCTCTCTTTCCAACTGGCCCCTGCTTTTTTCCATTAATGCAAATGAAAACAAGCCAGCCTCAATGAATACACCCACTTGAAAGCAATAGGTTGTAAAGTCATTTGATGGGAGGATGCCAATCAAGCTGAGCATGCCGACTACGGCTCCTAAGGCAAGCATGCCCCAAGCGAATATAAAATAGCGTGCTGGCTTGAACTGATTAACAAAAGCTTCAAATCCGGCGTAAATATAACTGAGAATAGCAACAAGACCTACGCCGTATACAAGATTGTTTTTCCAAATTGAAGGTAACACATTGATAAAACAAATCAGGCCAGTGGCAGCTTGGCAAATCAGCAGCAGTTTGATGATAGGGTGGGCTGTTGGCGAATTTTTCTTAGTATTTAGAAATGTAAGGGTAAAGATACCCGACGTTACACCTATAATGACAAAGATGAGTTCACTATGCGTGACTAACCACAGTGGTATTCCGCTTGTAAAGGCTAGGTGAGTATGGCCTCCCCAAACAAACTGCCACAGCACAACCGCAAGAATATAGCCAACATACGCTAAAAGACTGTTTTCACGAACGCCGAAATAAAGGGCGAGGTTGTAAACAGCAAGAATGAGTAGTCCACCATAAAAAAGTCCCCACACTAGGCTGTCTACCTGAAAAGCGCTGCTATGAGAGGGGGCAGATTGCACTTTAAGCGGCGCAATTAAGCTAGAAGAATGGCTCTCAATTCTTACATAAAGGTCGAAGGGTACACTATCTTGAAGATCCACATTGAATGTGGGTACTCTGAATCGTTGCTCTTTCTGGGCTTTGCCTTGATGACTTTGTGTTATGACTTTTCCATTTTGAACGAGGTAGAAGTCAACGCTGTCCAGCTGGCTAAAATTGATTGTAAAAACCCAATTGCTCTCACTCGATACATTGGCCACTGATGTGAGAAGCCATAAACCGTTCTCACGGAAACCAAAATTAGGATTTTCGTGAGGGTGCATGAGAAAGTCACTGCGCCTTCTAGCCACATCACCAATCGTTAGTTGATAGTCATTTTCGAGTAAGTAATAAAGTGAATCAGAGAGATCAAGCGTAACTTTTTCATCGTATAGCTGCTCAATGTGCTGGCTATTTGCGGTTAACGAGACGGCAAATGTTGAAATGCAGATGATGAAAATAAAAACTCGACTGATAAACATATATAAAGGTAATGATACTGTTTTTGACATTAAACCATTCTCGACATTGAATGACAAAAGATTACCTCTAAGCTGTATTGCACACTATTGTGCTTTCCCCCACAATAAGGATTAACGCAGAGTAACTTAAATTCAGCAGCGCAAAAGAATCGTGTTTTGATGCTGGCATTGAGTCACGCGCGCATTGGTATTAATAACAAAATGAAAAATTATCATGAGTGACGAGATCATCATTAACCGCGATGGGGTGGAGCAATTACCCCTTCGACGTTTCACCGAAGATGCTTATTTAAACTATTCCATGTACGTGATCATGGATAGGGCATTGCCGCATATAGCTGACGGACTAAAGCCGGTTCAGCGGCGAATCATCTATGCAATGTCAGACTTGGGGCTAAGTGCTAATGCCAAATATAAAAAGTCAGCGAGAACTGTTGGTGACGTACTAGGTAAGTTCCACCCGCATGGTGATTCAGCGTGCTACGAGGCAATGGTGCTGATGGCACAACCGTTTTCCTATCGATATCCTTTGGTAGACGGTCAGGGCAACTGGGGCGCGCCTGATGATCCTAAATCATTTGCTGCTATGCGTTACACCGAAGCGAAATTATCTCGCTTTGCAGAGGTGCTTTTAAATGAACTTGGCCAAGGCACCGTGGATTGGGTACCTAACTTCGACGGCACATTAGAAGAGCCAAGCGTATTACCAGCGCGTTTACCACACATTTTACTTAACGGCGTAACGGGGATTGCTGTAGGGATGGCTACTGACATTCCCCCCCATAATGTTCGCGAGTTAGCCAATGCATGCGCTTTACTACTCGACAACAGTAAAGCCGAACTGAGCGATGTATTAGCGCACGTGAACGGCCCGGATTACCCAACCGAGGCAGAGATTATTACGCCTAAAGCTGACATCCAAAAGTTATATGAAACTGGGCGAGGCTCAATAAAGATGCGTGCGGTATATCTCGAAGAGAATGGCGACGTGGTTATTACAGCGTTACCACATCAAGCATCAGGTGCCAAAATCCTTGAACAAATTGCCTCTCAAATGCAGGCGAAAAAGCTACCAATGGTCAGCGATCTGCGCGACGAATCAGATCACGAAAACCCCACGCGGTTAGTCATAACCCCTCGCTCTAATCGTGTTGATGTTGCTCAATTAATGCAGCACTTATTTGCTACAACAGATCTAGAGAAAAACTATCGTGTAAACCTAAACATGATTGGTTTGGATGGGCGCCCACAGGTCAAAGACTTACGTACTATTCTAGCTGAATGGCTGCAATACAGAAAAGATACGGTTACACGTCGATTGCAGTATCGTTTAGACAAAGTGTTGGCGCGTCTACACATCTTAGAAGGCTTGCTTATCGCCTTTTTAAACATAGATGAAGTGATAGAAATTATTCGCACGTATGATAAGCCCAAGCCAGAATTGATGGCGCGATTTGGCCTTACTGATATACAGGCTGAGGCGATCTTAGAACTCAAGCTCCGCCATTTAGCAAAGCTAGAAGAAATGAAGATAAAAGGCGAGCAAGATGAACTCGCTGAAGAACGTGACAAGCTTCAACAGCTATTGGGTTCTGATAGACGCCTTAAAACACTAATTAAAAAAGAAATTTTGGCAGATGCAGAGAAGTATGGAGATGATCGACGCTCTCCGATCGTTGAGCGTGGTGAGGCAAAAGCGCTGTCAGAGAAGGAATTAGTGCCTGCTGAGTCAGTCACCGTTGTACTGTCTGAAAAAGGCTGGGCACGCTGTGCCAAAGGCCATGATATTGATGCCGAAGGGTTGAGCTATAAAGCAGGAGATGGGTATTTATCGAGTGCAGAAGGTAAAAGCAACCTGCCGGCCGTTTTCATGGACTCATCGGGGCGTACATTTTCCTGTGATGCACATGCATTACCTTCCGCTAGAAGTCAGGGGGAGCCACTAACCGGCCGGTTCAGCTTGGTGGGAGGTGAGTCTTTTGAGCATGTGATCATGGCGCAAGAAGAGAGCAAATTCTTGGTAGGCTCAGATGCTGGTTATGGTTTCGTCGGTACCTTCAAAGACATGGTCAGTAAAAATAAAGCCGGCAAAGCGTATCTATCTCTACCAAGGGCTGCGAAAGTGCTCAAGCCTACTCAAGTAGCGAACCCAGACTCAGACTGGTGCTTAAGTATTTCTAACGAGGGCCGTATGTTGATGTTTCCGTTACGCGACTTGCCAAGTCTTGGTAAAGGTAAGGGGAATAAACTGATAAACATTCCATCGGCAAAAGCCCAGTCTCGAGAAGAGTATGTAAAAGTCCTCACGGTTGTTCCCGATGGAGCATCAATCAAGGTCTCTGCGGGTAAACGCAGCATGACATTGAGTGCTGATGATTTAACACATTACCAAGGTGAAAGAGGACGTCGCGGCAACAAACTACCTAGAGGGTTACAGCGCGTTGATAGCGTGGAGCTAGTGATGTCTGATAACCAGAATGAGGCAGAAAATTCGGCATAAAGTTTAAGTTGTTCTTAAGATTAGGTGAACTACACTGAGGTTAAGGGTAGAAGAGGATTTGACATGTTAGGCATTGTTTTTACATCGTTGATAGATATGCTTGAAGAGAAGGTGTCTCCTGAGTTTGCCGATGACGTCATTATGGAGGCTCAGTTGGAAAATGACGGTGCCTACACTGCCGTTGGGTATTACCCGTTTGAAGAGATGCAGCGTTTGGTGAACGTGCTGGTAGAAAAAACAGGTAAATCAGCAAACACCTTGCTTTACGACTTCGGTTATTACTTGTTTGGCAAACTTGGTTCTGTTCACGGCGATGTACTTGCAAACACAAATAGTATGTTTGACATGCTTGAACATCTCGATGGAGATATTCACGTTCAAGTCAAAAAACTCTACCCTGACGCAGATTTGCCTCGGTTTAAGGTGCTGTCTAAAACCGATAAATGTATGCGGCTGCAATACTATTCTGAAAGAGAGCTCTATGCGCTAGCAGAGGGACTTATGGACGCTGCGGCCGAATACTACGACTGCAAACTCGAGCGTGAAACCCATCAACTGGACACGCCTTATACCTATGAATTCAGTATTTCTTTGGTAAATTAGCGCTGAGCACGATGGCAGAGCAGTTGAGCGAACATAGTAAAAAAATCGCAATACTAGAAAGGCGTTTAAAGCGAGAGCGAAATGCGCGTGAAAGCGCTGAAAAGCTGCTTACTGAGAAATCAGCTAGTTTGTATGCGCAACTCAAAACTACGCAAAGCGCACAAAAAGATCTTGAGCTTGCTCTGTGGGCGTCTCAAGAGTCGTTTTGGAACTGGCACGCCAATACCGATATTATTGAAATCCGTTCGTTTTCACTCCATTCTGAGAGTGTTTCAACTTGGAAAAGTACTATTATTAAGTTGATGGAGCGTGTTCATGAGGATGACCTTGACGGACTTCAGTTTCACTGGAGCATGGCACTTCATGGTAACCGCGATCGTATTGAATTTTCGTTTCGTATAAAACTCGATGATGGCTACCAATGGATACGCCTTAGAGGTCGGGTGTTAACGCGTGGTAAAGCTGGAGAAGCACTCAATATCGTTGGTACAACCAAAGATATCACTCGACAGCGCAAAGCTGAGCAGTCTTTTCACCTAATGGCATCAGCGTTTGCCAGTTCCCGTGAACCCATGTTAGTACTTTCCCCCGACTTCGAAATTACAGAGTGCAACGATGCGTTTCTAACGCTCATCGAGTGCAGAATTAAAGAGCAATGTATAGGGCGAGATTTTAACCATATTTTTGATGGCGAAGGCGTTGATAAAAAGCTGTTGTTGGAAAATAAGCAGCTACGCGTTGAGGACAAGGTTAAAACACAATCTGGCGATATTAAGTCTGTTGATATATCTGTCGCGCTGTTCGAAAGTCAGCATCAGACATCTACTTATTTAATCGCAACTATGCGTGACATCAGCGACAGAAAGCGCAGCGAAGCCAAGCTGCGTCAGCTAGCACTTCACGATAGCCTTACGGGTTTGTCAAACAGGAATGCACTGCGAGAAATAATCAGCAGCTATGTCAATGAAAATAAGCCATTTATAGTAGTGTTTGTTGATCTTGATGGATTTAAAGCAATTAACGATAACGCGGGGCATGAGCGCGGCGATATTGAACTTCAGCGCGCAGCTGCTTTACTAACCGGTATTTTTGGTTCCATAGGCAATGTTGGTCGATGGGGGGGCGATGAATTTATCGCGATT
It contains:
- a CDS encoding bifunctional diguanylate cyclase/phosphodiesterase, with the protein product MAEQLSEHSKKIAILERRLKRERNARESAEKLLTEKSASLYAQLKTTQSAQKDLELALWASQESFWNWHANTDIIEIRSFSLHSESVSTWKSTIIKLMERVHEDDLDGLQFHWSMALHGNRDRIEFSFRIKLDDGYQWIRLRGRVLTRGKAGEALNIVGTTKDITRQRKAEQSFHLMASAFASSREPMLVLSPDFEITECNDAFLTLIECRIKEQCIGRDFNHIFDGEGVDKKLLLENKQLRVEDKVKTQSGDIKSVDISVALFESQHQTSTYLIATMRDISDRKRSEAKLRQLALHDSLTGLSNRNALREIISSYVNENKPFIVVFVDLDGFKAINDNAGHERGDIELQRAAALLTGIFGSIGNVGRWGGDEFIAILPNQSSDEVLDKSDRLISLIEEDAVYVKGSELRLSASIGVAIYPEHSNDIESVIQCADAAMYRAKELGKGQTYLYEPGLYESMTQQVSMVNDLRRTVENHLLDFYIQGKYDLNGELKGGEVLCRWISGLHGVVSPAVFIPIAEEYKLDSTIGLQALESACDYISIMESHQGEAIPLSVNISANQMLDPHFPEQALAICLNNHVSPEYIELELTESVFIRDEKAALRALTALRESGFKLSLDDFGSGFSSLSYLRSFQFEVVKVDKSLVQGIHQDSKANSLFNGLIAMLRSLEIDIVVEGVEFESYLPFMEQADVQLMQGFYFDKPMPYDQFIARHTSEPNR